In Papaver somniferum cultivar HN1 chromosome 1, ASM357369v1, whole genome shotgun sequence, a genomic segment contains:
- the LOC113351806 gene encoding protein FAR-RED IMPAIRED RESPONSE 1-like: MVFDNHEDMFEFYKEYARKAGFPVQRRSRRMTDDGILRGVTFGFAKGREHQSRTQNQTKPRGTSKSGCNTYITGRMEISMIELAFHCEKLQLVMLGYGGYEYTGCTLKDIRNATNEVRNARLGHGDAMLIMKYFAKITAENSGFYFKIQSEVEGYLEIVFWADGMSRAAYKEFGEVISFDTTAWLECMSEIAPKVIVTDQAKAVQNAIEIVFPQARHSWCLWHVMKKLPEKFGSYNMFHEITFDMRDAVYDSQSLEEFKQLWDWMVSEYDLYENKWLNDLYKERVVECLIT, from the exons ATGGTTTTTGATAATCATGAGGATATGTTTGAATTTTATAAAGAATATGCTAGAAAGGCTGGGTTTCCAGTGCAAAGAAGGTCAAGAAGGATGACAGATGATGGGATTTTGAGAGGTGTGACCTTTGGTTTTGCAAAAGGACGTGAACACCAGAGCCGAACTCAAAATCAGACTAAACCAAGGGGAACATCTAAAAGTGGATGCAATACTTATATTACAGGAAGGATGGAG ATCTCAATGATCGAGCTCGCATTCCATTGTGAAAAACTTCAACTTGTTATGCTTGGGTATGGTGGATATGAATACACAGGATGCACATTAAAGGATATTAGAAATGCAACCAATGAAGTAAGAAACGCACGACTTGGTCACGGTGATGCAATGTTGATTATGAAATATTTTGCAAAAATAACTGCAGAAAACTCAGGCTTTTATTTTAAAATTCAAAGTGAGGTTGAAGGCTACTTGGAGATTGTATTTTGGGCAGATGGTATGAGTAGAGCAGCTTACAAGGAGTTTGGTGAAGTAATTAGCTTTGATACTAC TGCGTGGTTGGAGTGTATGTCTGAAATTGCTCCCAAAGTAATAGTAACTGACCAAGCAAAAGCGGTGCAAAATGCCATTGAGATTGTTTTTCCCCAAGCTAGACACAGTTGGTGTTTGTGGCATGTGATGAAGAAACTTCCCGAAAAATTCGGTTCATACAATATGTTTCATGAGATTACTTTTGATATGAGAGATGCAGTGTACGATTCACAATCTCTGGAAGAGTTTAAACAATTGTGGGATTGGATGGTATCCGAGTATGATTTGTACGAGAATAAATGGTTGAATGATTTGTACAAAGAAAGGGTCGTTGAGTGCCTTATTACTTGA
- the LOC113303468 gene encoding ribonuclease 3-like protein 2, producing the protein MRVMEEEQPEEEKNSVEEEENSESTPIFMHKEEIEEILGYKFVNKTLLEEAFTHPSFFDPRVSIQPCINYERLEFVGAAVLDLVIAKEMFILYPRFSPGKLSRLRAANVDMERLARVAIKFGLHRYIRYKKTFRIDEQIREFSEATVEYPVNSNGLIYVPRFLAHVVEAIFGAVFIDCNSSMDITSSFLTVRKIIKGLLEPLVSPETIEEHPMTELQEFCQKNKLKLKIVKDLKIKENKKVSVLVNDTLIGIGTHGGKQEIAQNRAARSAIDNLRSNNTFSFVFKPFEKIVGFLNQEEEPDLEEEEEDHENHLSDIDWQLKVYEVQKILGYEFNDKSLLAEAFTHPSFYDGDDERDINSVYKKISYERLEFIGDSTLNMLIVKEMYYLYPDLTPGRLTRITAANVDNEKLARVAIKYGFHHCLRYDTPHLARQIEVFCEELLDYPMHSNGLIDEPKCLADLVEATVGAVFIDSNFSLDTVWKVVSEILKPMMGHEIVEKHPMAELLEFCQKNRLKIELVKDLGNNNSTKRVDIYVEDNLTGTGIHEVKKEIAKNRAAKAALDYVNMNKSTLIAETNSTTFSFVERTNPAIESS; encoded by the exons atgagagtCATGGAGGAAGAACagccagaagaagagaagaattcagtggaagaagaagagaacagtGAGTCGACGCCGATTTTCATGCAtaaagaagaaatagaagaaataTTAGGGTATAAATTTGTGAACAAAACTTTATTAGAAGAAGCATTTACACATCCATCATTTTTCGATCCAAGGGTTAGTATACAACCATGTATAAATTATGAACGTCTTGAATTCGTTGGAGCTGCTGTTCTTGATTTGGTTATAGCTAAAGAGATGTTCATATTATACCCGAGATTTTCTCCTGGTAAGTTAAGCAGGCTTAGAGCAGCAAATGTGGATATGGAGAGACTTGCTAGAGTTGCTATCAAGTTTGGTTTACATCGTTATATCCGGTACAAGAAGACTTTTCGCATCGACGAACAG ATTAGAGAGTTTAGTGAAGCAACAGTGGAATACCCAGTGAACTCAAATGGGCTTATCTATGTTCCAAGATTCTTAGCCCATGTTGTGGAAGCAATTTTTGGTGCTGTTTTCATCGACTGCAATTCCTCAATGGACATCACCTCCTCATTCCTCACTGTTAGGAAG ATAATTAAAGGGTTATTAGAGCCTCTGGTTAGTCCTGAAACCATAGAGGAACACCCAATGACTGAACTACAAGAGTTTTGTCAAAAGAACAAACTGAagttaaagattgtcaaggacTTGAAGATCAAAGAGAACAAAAAGGTTAGCGTGCTTGTGAATGATACTTTAATAGGGATTGGAACTCACGGGGGTAAACAAGAAATTGCACAGAACAGAGCAGCTAGATCCGCCATAGATAACCTTAGAAGCAACAATACATTTAGCTTTGTCTTTAAGCCTTTCGAAAAAATAGTAGGATTCCTGAATCAGGAAGAGGAACctgatcttgaagaagaagaggaggatcaTGAGAATCATTTATCCGATATCGATTGGCAGCTGAAGGTATATGAAGTACAAAAGATTTTGGGTTATGAGTTTAATGATAAAAGTTTGTTAGCGGAAGCTTTTACACATCCATCCTTTTACGATGGTGATGATGAACGCGATATAAACTCAGTGTACAAGAAAATTTCCTATGAACGACTCGAATTTATTGGAGATTCAACACTCAATATGTTAATAGTCAAGGAGATGTACTACTTGTACCCTGACTTGACCCCTGGGCGATTAACTCGCATAACTGCTGCCAATGTTGACAATGAGAAGCTTGCTCGAGTCGCTATAAAGTATGGGTTCCATCACTGCTTACGTTATGATACTCCCCACCTCGCCAGACAG ATAGAAGTATTCTGTGAAGAATTATTGGACTACCCCATGCATTCGAATGGACTCATTGATGAACCTAAATGCCTAGCTGATTTAGTTGAGGCTACTGTTGGAGCTGTTTTCATTGACAGCAATTTCTCCCTTGATACCGTATGGAAG GTGGTTAGTGAGATACTGAAGCCTATGATGGGTCATGAAATCGTAGAGAAGCATCCAATGGCTGAATTGCTAGAGTTTTGTCAAAAGAACAGATTGAAGATTGAGCTTGTCAAGGACTTGGGAAATAACAACAGCACAAAAAGGGTGGATATATATGTGGAAGACAATTTGACAGGAACTGGAATTCATGAGGTTAAGAAAGAAATTGCTAAGAACAGGGCTGCTAAAGCTGCATTAGATTATGTTAACATGAACAAAAGTACCTTAATTGCTGAGACAAATTCAACAACTTTTTCGTTTGTTGAAAGAACAAATCCAGCTATTGAATCGTCGTAG